A part of Miscanthus floridulus cultivar M001 chromosome 6, ASM1932011v1, whole genome shotgun sequence genomic DNA contains:
- the LOC136456687 gene encoding probable NAD(P)H dehydrogenase (quinone) FQR1-like 1 isoform X2, with protein sequence MGAPPKPDAPVITPQELAEADGILFGFPTRFGMMAAQMKAFFDATGGLWREQSLAGKPAGIFFSTGTQGGGQETTPLTAITQLTHHGMVFVPVGYTFGAKLFGMDQVQGGSPYGAGTFAADGSRWPSEVELEHAFHQGKYFAGIAKKLKGSA encoded by the exons ATGGGCGCACCCCCTAAGCCTGATGCGCCAGTCATCACACCGCAAGAACTTGCAGAAGCTGATGGAATCCTCTTCGGGTTTCCGACAAGGTTTGGAATGATGGCAGCGCAAATGAAGGCGTTCTTCGATGCTACTGGTGGACTCTGGAGGGAGCAGAGCCTTGCTGGCAAGCCTGCTGGCATCTTCTTCAGCACTGGAACCCAGGGTGGTGGCCAAGAGACTACACC GTTGACAGCGATTACCCAGTTGACACACCACGGCATGGTGTTTGTGCCTGTGGGCTACACCTTCGGTGCCAAGCTGTTCGGCATGGACCAGGTTCAGGGTGGCAGCCCCTACGGCGCCGGCACGTTTGCTGCCGACGGCTCGAGGTGGCCGAGTGAGGTGGAGCTGGAGCACGCCTTCCACCAGGGGAAGTACTTCGCAGGCATCGCCAAGAAGCTCAAGGGCTCTGCTTGA
- the LOC136456687 gene encoding NAD(P)H dehydrogenase (quinone) FQR1-like isoform X1 — protein sequence MAVKVYVVYYSTYGHVGKLAEEIKKGALSVEGVEAKIWQVPETLPEEVLGKMGAPPKPDAPVITPQELAEADGILFGFPTRFGMMAAQMKAFFDATGGLWREQSLAGKPAGIFFSTGTQGGGQETTPLTAITQLTHHGMVFVPVGYTFGAKLFGMDQVQGGSPYGAGTFAADGSRWPSEVELEHAFHQGKYFAGIAKKLKGSA from the exons ATGGCGGTCAAGGTCTACGTCGT GTACTACTCCACGTATGGACATGTTGGCAAACTAGCTGAAGAGATCAAGAAAGGTGCCTTATCTGTTGAAGGTGTTGAGGCTAAAATATGGCAG GTCCCTGAAACTCTCCCTGAGGAAGTGCTTGGAAAGATGGGCGCACCCCCTAAGCCTGATGCGCCAGTCATCACACCGCAAGAACTTGCAGAAGCTGATGGAATCCTCTTCGGGTTTCCGACAAGGTTTGGAATGATGGCAGCGCAAATGAAGGCGTTCTTCGATGCTACTGGTGGACTCTGGAGGGAGCAGAGCCTTGCTGGCAAGCCTGCTGGCATCTTCTTCAGCACTGGAACCCAGGGTGGTGGCCAAGAGACTACACC GTTGACAGCGATTACCCAGTTGACACACCACGGCATGGTGTTTGTGCCTGTGGGCTACACCTTCGGTGCCAAGCTGTTCGGCATGGACCAGGTTCAGGGTGGCAGCCCCTACGGCGCCGGCACGTTTGCTGCCGACGGCTCGAGGTGGCCGAGTGAGGTGGAGCTGGAGCACGCCTTCCACCAGGGGAAGTACTTCGCAGGCATCGCCAAGAAGCTCAAGGGCTCTGCTTGA